Part of the Nicotiana sylvestris chromosome 2, ASM39365v2, whole genome shotgun sequence genome, ccaatggtggacctcagAGAACCATCGAAGGATTTCACATTGATTGATCCATCCTTTATgtcatgcagccctttacccaacttcttgagtgttaccagcggacaaatgttaagattGGAACCTCCAtagatcaggattctggtgatgaaataatcttcgtatTGCACGATGATGTGCAGTgttttgttgtgccccagcccttcaggtggtagctcgtcctcataaaaggtgatcttatggctttccaggtcttgtcctaccatattagccacttcctcactagtgatgttacttggtacgtatgcttcatttagcacctttaacaaagaaTTCTTGTGTATCTCAGCATTTTGTAGCAAAGAGAGGATGGATATTTGTTCTGGAAtcttgttcaactggtcgatgattGAATATTCCTTGGgccatattttcctccaaaggtcgtcggGTCCTATCTCAATAAGGggcggccgattggaggcctgcttacTTGACTCAGCCAGATGTTCAGgagtatagactctaccagttcttgtcataccttgtGCTGCCATAGTTTCTTCAACCGTGACCTtacctttccttctcgcctcggctgtatagtcccagggtacaacatttttatagaatggtgtcatggttgacATTTCCATTGGGATCGACACGGCTATCCTCACTTCaaatggaacatgtgccttgagtggcaagactgcaacctcaaatggtgcgggtgcatttgcgggagacatgaattcaacctcaattggtaccGGTGCCTTTGCGGATggtgttgcttcaaactcaagaggtatagacatattcacctcagtcTCCTCAAACGATTGGATCTGGACTATggttggattgagagtaattgttggtttcttcaggtcatcaccttctgcgatcaatcCGATTGATCCCTAGGGATCCtagtcatcttctacttcaatcataTGGATACCtctacccttatggtctggcagaggctTGTTGCGGTCGTTTGGAGTGGGTTCCTTTTCcataatgatcttgttatcaatcaaaaaTTGTATCTCGTCTTTCAAGGAGAGACATtca contains:
- the LOC138885874 gene encoding uncharacterized protein, which translates into the protein MDVLIKNLAEELKKLTSQIQGVEGSKGIKGMKYEDLCIQPDVELPEGYKPPKFEMFDGTGDSRFHLRTYCDKLVGVGKDERIDMKLFMRSLKGDVLSCYISQDPKKWSRWVGMASDFMDRFRCNTENAPDVFYILNLKKKPMETFREYATRWRSEAAKVKPALEEDQMNKFFVRAQDPQYHERLILIEYHKLSYIIKLGERIEEEGDDLKKPTITLNPTIVQIQSFEETEVNMSIPLEFEATPSAKAPVPIEVEFMSPANAPAPFEVAVLPLKAHVPFEVRIAVSIPMEMSTMTPFYKNVVPWDYTAEARRKGKVTVEETMAAQGMTRTGRVYTPEHLAESSKQASNRPPLIEIGPDDLWRKIWPKEYSIIDQLNKIPEQISILSLLQNAEIHKNSLLKVLNEAYVPSNITSEEVANMVGQDLESHKITFYEDELPPEGLGHNKTLHIIVQYEDYFITRILIYGGSNLNICPLVTLKKLGKGLHDIKDGSINVKSFDGSLRSTIVRCLYNITITYLDEPMTVTCNETTQQTYMDSEEDGIPDETVKEVENFENIPESNLDETKTVNLGDAKNIKET